The Fimbriimonas ginsengisoli Gsoil 348 genome window below encodes:
- a CDS encoding deoxyribonuclease IV, which produces MPAQLLGAHMPATGGVHNAIVTGHAIGCTAVQVFTSSPQMWKSKPVTDEMVAAFKNAQRETGITEVVSHDSYLINLCAPDDAKRKQSMEGMKGEIERCALYGIDRVVSHMGAHMGQGEECGLQGIAESIKQVLDETPDSVTVLMETTAGQGSSLMARFEHHAWILEALKGHPRLGVCLDTCHIFAAGYDIRTPETFTATFAEFDRLIGFDRLKTVHCNDSKKGLGTRVDRHAHLGEGEIGDETFRLLVNDERFTNIPILLETAHEDDGHVKDLQKLKAFAGLTI; this is translated from the coding sequence ATGCCTGCTCAGCTACTCGGCGCCCATATGCCCGCCACCGGCGGCGTCCATAACGCCATCGTCACTGGACACGCCATTGGGTGCACCGCCGTGCAGGTGTTCACCTCGAGTCCGCAAATGTGGAAGTCGAAGCCGGTGACCGACGAAATGGTCGCGGCATTCAAAAACGCCCAGCGGGAAACCGGAATCACCGAGGTCGTGAGCCACGACAGCTACCTCATCAACCTTTGCGCGCCCGACGACGCGAAGCGCAAGCAGAGCATGGAGGGAATGAAAGGTGAGATCGAGCGGTGCGCCCTCTATGGCATCGACCGCGTCGTCTCCCACATGGGCGCTCACATGGGGCAGGGGGAGGAGTGCGGCCTTCAAGGGATCGCCGAGTCCATCAAACAGGTGTTGGACGAGACCCCCGACTCGGTCACCGTCCTCATGGAGACCACCGCCGGCCAAGGCTCCTCGCTGATGGCTCGATTCGAACACCACGCCTGGATCCTCGAGGCGCTGAAGGGTCATCCACGCCTTGGCGTCTGCCTCGACACCTGCCACATCTTCGCCGCCGGCTACGACATCCGAACCCCGGAGACCTTCACCGCCACCTTCGCCGAATTCGACCGCCTGATCGGTTTCGACCGTCTGAAGACGGTCCACTGCAACGACAGCAAGAAGGGCCTCGGCACCCGCGTCGACCGCCACGCCCACCTCGGCGAAGGCGAAATTGGCGACGAAACGTTCCGCCTTCTGGTCAACGACGAGCGTTTCACCAACATCCCCATCCTCCTAGAAACCGCCCACGAAGACGACGGACACGTCAAGGATCTGCAAAAACTGAAAGCCTTCGCCGGCTTAACCATCTAA
- a CDS encoding formylglycine-generating enzyme family protein codes for MMPPEMPEVMVPPRGVAEREAWRKEIAAWRDETRKALNYDGAPYRRPEFQWAARCYACNKVMLWDETFLDPKSGRYLVEDYLREGERAFGGYDAVVLWHAYPRIGFDDRNQFDFYREMPGGLAGLREVVRRFHRRGVRVFVDYNPWDTGTRREPVTDAEALSGIVREIEADGVFLDTLNEGGMALRAAMDRARPGVAMESELALPVEGLPLNHLSWAQWFDPGDPPGVLRNRWIEPRHMMHLVRRWDTDHTNELHLAWMNGAGMLVWENVFGSWNPWSLRNRAMLRAILSVQRHFHPHFSQGDWIPLIETGSPEVHASEWRHGASRLWTIVNRGNGEAKGDHFDARLRTGERLFDLLTGREVHHPDDPLPATGIASYLAVPAHEVTEELRTFLAAQSHVEGFGVDTASRTRHPQPTIVAFHSDSPGTGLVVEAGEYPVVTRYRARECGERGYAHYENLAYPPIHQESIETRRVRLSRFALDPKEVTNSEYAAFLRESGYKPAHPQSFLKHWVAGQPVAGQERDPVVFVDLDDARAYAKWAGKRLPTDAEWQVAMERHRVDRGAKPVWNWTESEYSDGRTRFCLLKGGSWYQAPGSQWYADGGVRPPDFAAKFIRMNPGLDRCATVGFRCAK; via the coding sequence ATGATGCCGCCCGAAATGCCCGAGGTGATGGTCCCCCCACGCGGAGTCGCGGAACGCGAGGCTTGGCGAAAGGAAATTGCCGCTTGGCGCGACGAAACGCGAAAGGCGCTCAACTACGACGGCGCGCCATACCGCCGGCCCGAGTTCCAATGGGCGGCCCGGTGCTACGCCTGCAACAAGGTCATGCTCTGGGACGAGACCTTCCTCGATCCAAAGAGCGGCCGCTACCTAGTTGAGGATTACCTGCGAGAAGGTGAACGCGCCTTTGGCGGCTACGACGCCGTCGTCCTATGGCACGCCTATCCCCGAATCGGATTCGACGACCGGAACCAGTTCGACTTCTATCGGGAGATGCCCGGCGGCCTCGCCGGGTTGAGGGAAGTCGTTCGCCGTTTCCACCGCCGAGGCGTGCGCGTGTTCGTCGACTACAACCCCTGGGACACCGGCACCCGGCGCGAGCCGGTGACCGACGCGGAAGCGCTCTCCGGAATCGTGCGCGAGATCGAAGCCGATGGCGTATTCCTCGACACGCTCAACGAAGGCGGTATGGCCCTGCGCGCCGCGATGGATCGCGCCCGCCCCGGAGTCGCCATGGAGTCCGAGTTGGCGCTTCCGGTGGAGGGCCTTCCTCTCAACCACCTCTCCTGGGCGCAATGGTTCGACCCAGGCGACCCGCCCGGCGTGCTCCGCAACCGATGGATCGAGCCACGCCACATGATGCACCTGGTCCGCCGTTGGGACACCGACCACACAAACGAGTTGCATCTCGCCTGGATGAATGGAGCCGGAATGCTGGTTTGGGAGAACGTCTTCGGCTCCTGGAACCCATGGAGCCTTCGCAACCGGGCGATGTTGAGGGCGATCCTTTCTGTCCAAAGGCATTTCCACCCGCACTTCTCCCAAGGCGACTGGATCCCGCTCATCGAGACCGGATCCCCCGAGGTCCACGCCAGTGAGTGGCGACACGGCGCATCCCGCTTGTGGACAATCGTGAATCGAGGGAATGGCGAGGCCAAGGGTGACCACTTCGACGCCCGATTGAGAACCGGCGAGAGGCTCTTCGATCTTCTCACCGGTCGAGAGGTCCACCATCCGGATGATCCTTTGCCGGCGACCGGAATCGCATCGTACTTGGCCGTTCCGGCGCACGAAGTAACGGAAGAGCTACGCACCTTCTTGGCGGCGCAGTCTCACGTCGAAGGCTTCGGCGTCGATACCGCAAGTCGGACGCGCCATCCCCAGCCGACGATCGTCGCGTTTCACTCCGATTCGCCCGGTACTGGGCTCGTGGTCGAAGCCGGGGAGTACCCCGTCGTCACCCGCTATCGAGCCCGTGAGTGCGGCGAGCGGGGCTACGCCCACTACGAAAACCTCGCCTACCCGCCGATCCACCAAGAAAGCATAGAGACCCGCCGCGTGCGCCTCTCGCGCTTCGCACTCGATCCCAAAGAAGTCACGAACTCGGAGTACGCCGCCTTTTTGCGGGAGAGCGGCTACAAACCGGCCCATCCCCAAAGCTTCCTCAAGCACTGGGTCGCCGGACAACCGGTAGCCGGCCAGGAACGGGACCCAGTCGTGTTCGTCGACCTTGACGACGCCCGCGCCTATGCGAAATGGGCGGGGAAGCGGTTACCAACCGATGCCGAATGGCAGGTGGCAATGGAGCGTCATCGGGTCGATCGAGGAGCGAAGCCGGTCTGGAATTGGACCGAGAGCGAGTACTCCGACGGCCGCACCCGCTTCTGTCTTCTTAAGGGCGGGTCGTGGTACCAGGCGCCGGGTTCGCAGTGGTATGCCGATGGCGGCGTTCGGCCGCCCGACTTCGCCGCGAAGTTCATTCGCATGAATCCCGGTCTGGATCGCTGTGCCACAGTCGGCTTCCGTTGCGCTAAGTAG
- a CDS encoding VOC family protein, with protein sequence MNVASYGEMASPAFSIDAKTQLGEVALVVGDLQRSIAFYTDVIGLVTCGKSVGDAILGTPEGRVLVRLREVPGALPRIARTTGLYHFAILVPSRVDLAHRLKRIAETRTRLQGAADHRVSEALYLEDPDGNGVELYYDRPRGNWIWLEGRVQMDTRPLDFRKLLDELEREPPQYEVPIGTRIGHIHLHVSNLKEAIRFYTETVGFRLVAAVPGAAFVSAGGYHHHIGLNTWGGSTPPAPESAGLDYFELVLPEVRALNFLVQSARFRRARFDDDWDGLLMRDPFGNRIVLKSLDQ encoded by the coding sequence GTGAACGTGGCATCCTATGGCGAGATGGCGAGTCCGGCTTTCTCGATCGACGCCAAAACCCAGCTTGGCGAAGTGGCCCTCGTCGTGGGCGATCTGCAACGCTCCATCGCGTTCTATACCGACGTGATCGGTCTGGTCACGTGCGGCAAGTCGGTGGGAGATGCGATTTTGGGGACTCCCGAGGGGCGGGTGCTCGTGCGCCTTCGCGAAGTTCCCGGAGCTTTGCCGAGGATCGCTCGCACAACGGGTCTGTACCACTTTGCGATTCTCGTACCAAGCCGCGTCGATCTTGCCCACCGACTAAAGCGGATCGCCGAGACCCGCACCCGCCTTCAGGGGGCCGCCGATCACCGGGTGAGCGAGGCGCTGTACCTGGAGGATCCCGATGGAAACGGGGTCGAGCTTTACTACGACCGTCCGCGCGGTAACTGGATCTGGCTGGAAGGGCGTGTCCAAATGGACACCAGGCCGCTCGACTTTCGAAAGCTGCTGGACGAGTTGGAGCGCGAGCCGCCTCAATACGAGGTACCCATCGGCACCCGCATCGGGCACATCCACCTGCACGTCTCGAACCTGAAGGAGGCCATTCGGTTCTATACGGAAACCGTCGGCTTTCGGCTCGTGGCTGCGGTACCGGGAGCGGCGTTCGTCTCGGCCGGCGGCTACCATCACCACATCGGGCTCAATACCTGGGGCGGCAGCACGCCGCCCGCGCCGGAGTCGGCTGGCCTCGATTATTTTGAGCTCGTTCTGCCTGAGGTGAGGGCGTTGAATTTCCTCGTCCAGTCCGCCCGGTTCCGGCGGGCTCGCTTCGACGACGACTGGGACGGCCTCCTCATGCGCGACCCGTTCGGAAACCGTATCGTTCTAAAAAGCCTCGATCAGTGA
- a CDS encoding PCC domain-containing protein has product MEIERSGPGDRTGLVLFAGKELLSAVREHAVRHRISEARLTAQGAFSECVVGWYSFEQKQFVDTQLEGPVAIVTLAGYISQRSGITHVAIHGVFTAPGGNCRAGHLRSGIVRSKLLVSISIDH; this is encoded by the coding sequence ATGGAAATCGAACGGAGCGGACCGGGGGATCGAACCGGACTGGTGCTCTTCGCGGGGAAGGAACTCCTTTCCGCGGTACGGGAGCACGCCGTTCGACATCGCATCTCCGAAGCGAGGCTTACCGCCCAAGGGGCGTTCAGCGAATGCGTGGTCGGGTGGTATAGCTTCGAACAGAAACAGTTTGTCGATACCCAGCTAGAAGGGCCGGTGGCGATCGTGACCCTCGCCGGATACATTTCCCAACGCTCAGGCATCACTCATGTCGCAATCCATGGGGTCTTCACAGCTCCGGGAGGAAACTGCCGGGCAGGGCACTTGCGAAGCGGCATTGTTCGCTCCAAGCTTCTCGTGTCGATTTCAATCGATCACTGA
- a CDS encoding type II toxin-antitoxin system Phd/YefM family antitoxin: MEHFMANLTNSHSLTEFQQNAKGFIDGLNESKEPMLLTVNGKVQAVLVDPITYQALEERLERERFMIAILEGEKDIQEGRTKPADAVFAELKAKYGL; this comes from the coding sequence ATGGAGCACTTCATGGCTAACCTTACCAACTCCCATTCGCTTACCGAGTTCCAGCAAAACGCCAAAGGGTTTATCGATGGCCTGAATGAGAGCAAGGAGCCAATGCTCCTGACCGTGAATGGCAAGGTCCAAGCCGTTCTTGTCGACCCGATCACGTATCAAGCATTGGAAGAACGGCTAGAGCGAGAGCGGTTCATGATCGCCATTTTAGAGGGCGAGAAAGACATCCAGGAAGGGCGCACCAAACCCGCCGACGCTGTTTTCGCTGAGCTAAAGGCCAAATATGGCCTATAG
- a CDS encoding type II toxin-antitoxin system RelE/ParE family toxin — MAYRVEATFQAARDIEEAIAYIGEDSVSAARKWHSELQELIQSLEEMPARFPIIAEADILKRPYRSAHHYSHRVIFRIDEGEKKVYVVRLYHGARKPLVPRDFR; from the coding sequence ATGGCCTATAGGGTTGAGGCTACTTTCCAAGCGGCACGGGATATCGAAGAAGCGATTGCTTATATCGGAGAGGATTCCGTCTCGGCCGCAAGAAAATGGCACTCCGAGCTTCAAGAGCTCATTCAATCTTTGGAGGAAATGCCGGCCCGCTTTCCGATCATTGCGGAAGCTGACATTCTGAAGCGCCCGTACCGATCTGCTCACCACTACTCACATCGTGTGATTTTTAGGATCGACGAAGGGGAGAAAAAGGTCTATGTCGTTCGCCTCTACCATGGGGCTCGAAAGCCTCTCGTACCAAGGGATTTTAGGTAA
- a CDS encoding threonine synthase, with product MAVLTCTLCGNQYPSDRLQTVCPEDGRPLRVDLDLGPGSMLKEALRDREPTMWRYREALPSCDPISLGEGFTPLHHAPRLGSRWYVKDEGVNPTASFKARGMSAAVSMAKHLGATKLAVPSAGNAGGALAAYAAKAGLEAHVFMPADTPRACIVEAMTHGADVRLIDGLINDCAAEIGKLKDAEGWFDMSTLKEPYRAEGKKTMGYELAEQMDWRLPDVVIYPTGGGTGLVGMEKAFDEMERMDWIGPERPRMVAVQAVGCAPIVTAFEKGERFADLFPNAHTAASGLRVPRAVGDFIMLDFIRATHGTALTVTDEEMIAAAREIARTTGIFAAPEGGATLAAARRLQSQGWLKEDDVVVLFNTGSGVKYLEALSA from the coding sequence TTGGCCGTCCTTACCTGCACCCTGTGCGGCAATCAATATCCGAGTGATCGGCTACAGACCGTCTGCCCCGAAGACGGTCGGCCGCTCCGGGTCGACTTGGACCTCGGACCAGGGTCCATGCTCAAAGAGGCGCTGAGGGATCGCGAGCCGACGATGTGGCGCTATCGGGAGGCGCTCCCGTCGTGCGATCCAATCTCGTTGGGCGAGGGATTCACGCCTCTTCATCACGCTCCCCGCCTTGGGTCGCGGTGGTATGTCAAAGACGAAGGAGTGAATCCGACCGCCAGCTTTAAGGCCCGCGGAATGAGTGCCGCCGTTTCGATGGCGAAGCACCTGGGAGCAACGAAGCTGGCGGTACCAAGTGCCGGCAACGCGGGCGGAGCGCTCGCTGCATATGCGGCCAAGGCTGGGTTGGAGGCGCACGTTTTCATGCCGGCCGACACCCCTCGCGCCTGCATCGTCGAGGCGATGACGCATGGAGCGGACGTCCGCCTCATCGACGGCCTGATCAACGACTGCGCCGCCGAGATCGGGAAGCTGAAGGACGCCGAAGGGTGGTTCGACATGAGCACCCTCAAGGAACCGTACCGCGCCGAAGGGAAGAAGACGATGGGGTACGAGCTTGCCGAGCAGATGGATTGGCGTCTACCGGACGTCGTGATCTACCCCACCGGCGGAGGAACCGGTCTCGTCGGGATGGAAAAGGCGTTCGACGAGATGGAGCGGATGGACTGGATCGGACCGGAGCGCCCGCGTATGGTCGCAGTTCAGGCCGTCGGCTGCGCGCCGATCGTGACCGCATTCGAGAAGGGAGAGCGTTTCGCCGATCTCTTCCCGAACGCGCACACCGCCGCTTCCGGGCTTCGGGTTCCCCGCGCCGTTGGCGATTTCATCATGCTGGACTTCATCCGAGCGACTCACGGCACCGCGCTGACGGTGACCGACGAGGAGATGATCGCGGCGGCCCGCGAGATCGCCCGGACCACGGGAATCTTCGCCGCTCCCGAGGGGGGCGCCACTTTGGCCGCCGCCCGGCGCCTGCAGTCGCAAGGCTGGTTAAAAGAGGACGACGTCGTCGTTCTCTTCAACACCGGCTCCGGCGTCAAGTACCTCGAAGCACTTAGTGCCTGA
- a CDS encoding adenylate/guanylate cyclase domain-containing protein, giving the protein MSASGERREHSSHARLVGIFLFTDIEGSTRLWEADAERMQGALAEHDAIIKAAVAANHGEVFKTIGDAFCCFFVDGGDAISAAVEIQLGLASRNWSPLPDLRTRVSIYSGAAATRENDFFGPALNRAARVLAAAHGGQILVSQSVMDGVVALPRGITLRDLGQHRLRDVQQPEYLYQVLHAELQPEFPPLRTLTTTPDHLPKPVSSFVGREREVGQIASMLRQTRLLTLTGAGGTGKTRLALEVARRRRADYGDGAWFVDLSPLLDGGLIAQAAATALGVAWEAGQDISDTLKSYLQSRVVLLVLDNCEHLVDAVARFVSETLSGSAGLTILATSRQALGLPGESTFRVPSMELPAKENRSLTKLRDSDPIRLFVDRAALAQAGFALTQENSETLSRICEELEGIPLAIELAAARVRSMPLEKIAERLDQRFRLLSQSVRGVIPRHQTLRAMIDWSYDLLSEPERLLLQRI; this is encoded by the coding sequence ATGAGCGCGTCTGGCGAGCGGAGAGAGCATTCCAGCCACGCGCGGCTCGTTGGGATATTCCTCTTCACCGACATCGAGGGAAGCACCCGCCTGTGGGAAGCCGACGCCGAGCGTATGCAGGGGGCGCTGGCCGAGCACGACGCGATCATCAAGGCCGCGGTTGCGGCGAACCACGGCGAAGTGTTCAAAACGATCGGGGACGCGTTTTGTTGTTTTTTCGTGGACGGGGGAGACGCTATCTCGGCCGCGGTCGAAATCCAATTGGGATTGGCGAGCCGCAATTGGAGTCCCCTCCCAGATTTGCGCACCCGGGTTTCCATCTACTCGGGCGCTGCCGCCACGCGTGAGAACGACTTTTTCGGGCCTGCGCTCAATCGAGCCGCCCGGGTGCTGGCAGCGGCCCACGGTGGACAGATCCTCGTCTCGCAAAGCGTAATGGATGGAGTCGTCGCGCTGCCTCGCGGCATAACCTTGCGCGATTTAGGCCAGCATCGCCTGCGCGATGTTCAGCAGCCCGAATACCTCTACCAGGTCCTCCACGCGGAGCTTCAGCCGGAATTTCCGCCGCTCCGAACGCTAACCACGACCCCAGACCATCTTCCAAAGCCGGTCAGCTCGTTTGTCGGGCGCGAACGCGAGGTTGGCCAGATCGCCTCGATGCTGAGGCAGACACGCCTTCTCACCCTGACCGGCGCCGGAGGCACCGGAAAGACCCGTCTGGCCTTGGAGGTTGCCCGTCGCCGCCGGGCGGATTACGGCGATGGAGCTTGGTTCGTCGACTTATCTCCTCTCCTCGATGGCGGATTGATCGCCCAGGCGGCGGCCACCGCCCTCGGAGTGGCGTGGGAAGCTGGCCAAGACATCTCCGACACGCTGAAGAGCTACTTGCAAAGCCGCGTGGTGCTCCTGGTTCTCGACAACTGCGAGCATTTAGTCGACGCCGTTGCTCGTTTCGTAAGCGAGACCCTTAGCGGATCGGCCGGACTTACGATCTTGGCGACGAGCCGCCAAGCGTTGGGATTGCCGGGGGAGAGCACTTTCCGCGTCCCGTCCATGGAGCTACCCGCGAAGGAAAACCGATCGCTGACGAAGCTCCGCGATTCCGACCCGATTCGGCTCTTCGTCGATCGAGCCGCCCTCGCCCAGGCCGGTTTCGCCCTTACCCAGGAAAACTCCGAGACCCTCTCAAGGATATGCGAGGAGCTCGAGGGGATCCCGTTGGCGATCGAGCTCGCGGCGGCAAGGGTTCGCAGCATGCCGTTGGAGAAGATCGCCGAGCGGTTGGATCAGCGATTCCGGCTGCTCTCCCAAAGCGTTCGAGGAGTCATTCCCCGACACCAGACGCTCCGGGCGATGATCGACTGGAGCTACGACCTACTAAGCGAACCGGAACGGCTCCTTCTCCAACGGATCTAG
- a CDS encoding tetratricopeptide repeat protein, whose product MYYEPTGRYRLQETVRAYAKELLAESGDEARVRGRHLNYLAEFAERGEPNLLGASAKSWLEALDAERENFRTAIEWSIHAGDPAVGMRLAVALARFFQGRGYIVEGRAVFERLLARSDSLDELSRAKGLRAASVLARSQGDSESAVELGRQSLHLFETAGDLDGAAAAMQALGLASWNLGRIAESQEYTIRSLELRRRQGNLPLVALCLNNLGGATFHQGNYPAALAYYSEALEINRRLGNRPSIAYNLGNIAELALAQGDPGEALALGAESFGMLGELGDRPALVQLLGTLAIALDRLGRGESAARLFGAQTELGEEFKVAIPEIERDAAARAIGECRASIGESSFEKAFAEGRKLHLSEIEEVLKGRP is encoded by the coding sequence ATGTATTACGAGCCGACCGGCCGGTATCGCCTGCAGGAGACGGTTCGAGCCTATGCCAAGGAATTGCTGGCGGAGAGCGGAGACGAGGCGAGGGTTCGGGGGCGGCACCTGAATTATCTTGCCGAGTTCGCCGAGCGAGGCGAGCCGAACCTGTTAGGAGCGTCCGCCAAAAGCTGGTTGGAGGCGCTGGATGCCGAGCGGGAGAACTTTCGAACCGCGATCGAATGGTCCATCCATGCGGGAGACCCGGCGGTTGGGATGCGGTTGGCAGTCGCTCTGGCGCGGTTTTTCCAGGGCCGGGGTTACATCGTCGAGGGCCGGGCGGTGTTCGAGCGCTTGCTAGCCCGATCCGATTCGCTGGACGAGCTGTCGCGAGCGAAGGGTCTTCGCGCGGCTTCCGTGTTGGCGCGGAGCCAAGGCGACTCGGAGTCGGCAGTCGAACTGGGGCGGCAATCGCTCCACCTGTTCGAGACCGCCGGAGACCTTGATGGCGCGGCCGCGGCAATGCAGGCCCTGGGGCTCGCGAGCTGGAATCTCGGGCGCATCGCCGAATCGCAGGAATACACGATCCGAAGCCTGGAATTGCGCCGACGCCAAGGCAATCTCCCTCTTGTCGCCCTTTGCCTAAACAACCTGGGAGGGGCAACGTTTCATCAGGGAAACTATCCCGCCGCGCTCGCTTACTATTCGGAGGCGTTGGAGATCAACCGGAGGCTCGGAAACCGACCATCCATCGCCTACAACCTCGGCAATATCGCGGAGCTGGCGCTCGCTCAGGGCGATCCGGGCGAGGCGCTTGCGCTCGGAGCGGAATCGTTCGGGATGCTGGGCGAACTAGGCGATCGGCCGGCTTTGGTCCAGCTCCTCGGAACGCTGGCGATCGCATTGGACCGGCTTGGCCGGGGCGAGTCCGCCGCGCGTCTATTCGGCGCGCAGACCGAGTTGGGCGAGGAGTTCAAGGTGGCGATTCCCGAGATCGAACGGGATGCGGCCGCGCGGGCGATCGGGGAGTGTCGCGCAAGCATCGGCGAAAGCTCGTTCGAGAAGGCGTTTGCGGAAGGGAGAAAGCTCCACTTATCGGAGATCGAAGAGGTCCTGAAGGGGCGCCCTTAA
- a CDS encoding esterase, which yields MSLALLALPLLLGAQRTPPSPEVHADRTVTFRLRDPGATKVELSLEGSNAIPMTKDSAGIWSCTTRPLAPDIYGYSFSADGETRLDPQNPVTKPNLIWQSNAVLVPGSPAELWEVTGVPHGTVHHHFYASHVIGDQRDFYVYTPPGYKATDRTKYPVLYLLHGYSDTAIAWSEVGKAHLILDNLIAQRKAKPMLVVMPLGYGVPNFATSGGGFSDGRRVRNNYDSFRTGLLIEVIPQVEKEYRVAADPRHRAIAGLSMGGAETLYVGLNNLDKFSYIGAFSAGGLVDGPDQAFPNFSGEEANRRLKELWVSCGTEDGLITPNRAIAAWLKRKGAKVDYVETPGRHAWMVWRRNLAAFASKLF from the coding sequence ATGTCGCTTGCCCTGCTCGCTTTGCCGCTGCTTTTGGGAGCTCAGAGGACTCCGCCGTCGCCCGAGGTTCACGCCGACCGAACGGTGACGTTCCGCCTCCGGGATCCGGGCGCGACCAAGGTCGAGCTCAGCCTCGAAGGCTCGAACGCCATTCCGATGACCAAGGACAGCGCCGGGATCTGGAGCTGCACGACCCGCCCGCTCGCCCCGGACATCTACGGGTACAGCTTTAGCGCGGACGGCGAGACCCGGCTCGATCCGCAGAACCCGGTCACCAAACCAAACCTGATCTGGCAAAGCAACGCGGTCTTGGTACCCGGCAGCCCGGCCGAGCTCTGGGAGGTGACCGGCGTGCCGCATGGGACCGTTCACCACCACTTCTACGCATCGCACGTCATCGGCGACCAGCGCGATTTCTACGTCTACACCCCGCCCGGTTACAAAGCAACCGACCGGACGAAATATCCGGTTCTGTACCTGCTCCACGGTTACAGCGATACCGCGATCGCTTGGTCGGAGGTCGGCAAGGCGCACCTCATCCTCGATAACCTGATCGCCCAGCGGAAGGCAAAGCCGATGCTCGTGGTGATGCCGCTCGGTTATGGCGTGCCTAATTTCGCGACTTCGGGCGGCGGATTCTCCGACGGCCGCCGGGTTCGCAATAACTACGACAGCTTTCGAACCGGACTGCTGATCGAGGTGATTCCGCAGGTGGAAAAGGAGTACCGCGTGGCGGCGGATCCCCGTCACCGGGCGATCGCGGGGCTTTCGATGGGGGGCGCGGAGACGCTCTACGTCGGTCTGAACAACTTGGACAAGTTCTCGTATATCGGCGCTTTCAGCGCCGGCGGCCTGGTGGACGGGCCGGACCAGGCGTTCCCCAACTTCAGCGGCGAGGAGGCGAACCGGCGGCTGAAGGAGCTGTGGGTCTCCTGCGGCACCGAAGACGGCCTGATCACCCCCAATCGAGCCATCGCGGCATGGCTGAAACGGAAGGGCGCCAAGGTCGATTACGTCGAAACGCCTGGCCGACACGCCTGGATGGTCTGGCGTCGAAACCTGGCCGCCTTCGCCTCCAAACTCTTCTGA